The following proteins are encoded in a genomic region of Triticum dicoccoides isolate Atlit2015 ecotype Zavitan chromosome 1B, WEW_v2.0, whole genome shotgun sequence:
- the LOC119349038 gene encoding ATP synthase subunit 9, mitochondrial-like — translation MEVQAQVLRIINKKSKKEQRRKNVTRKVFSRLEMLEGAKSIGAGAATIALAGAAVSIGNVLSSLIHSVARNPSLAKQSFGYAILGFALTEAIALFAPMMAFLILFVSRSHKKS, via the coding sequence ATGGAGGTGCAGGCCCAAGTACTTCGAATCATCAACAAGAAATCCAAGAAAGAACAGCGAAGGAAAAACGTGACAAGAAAAGTGTTTTCTCGACTCGAGATGTTAGAAGGTGCTAAATCAATAGGTGCCGGAGCTGCTACAATTGCTTTAGCCGGAGCTGCTGTCAGTATTGGAAACGTCCTCAGTTCTTTGATTCATTCTGTGGCGCGAAATCCATCATTGGCTAAACAATCATTTGGTTATGCCATTTTGGGCTTTGCTCTCACCGAAGCTATTGCATTGTTTGCCCCAATGATGGCCTTTCTGATCTTATTCGTTTCCCGATCGCATAAAAAGTCATGA